In one Thermaerobacter sp. PB12/4term genomic region, the following are encoded:
- the hypF gene encoding carbamoyltransferase HypF, with the protein MRAAWRIRVRGVVQGVGFRPFVYRLAERWGISGWVLNGMEGVVIHAEGEPGALEGFVADLKERPPAAARVTAVEVRDVPPEGHEAFVIRASATGDRPTARIPPDMATCPACLEELFDPRDPRYLYPYINCTDCGPRYTVIEGLPYDRCRTTMRAWEMCPMCAAEYSDPRHRRFHAQPIACPRCGPHYFLLGAGEPVHGDREAIARAASLLREGWILAVKGLGGYHLACDAENDRAVRALRERKRREDKPFALMVRDLETARAVVELSPEAEELLASPARPIVLAPARRELPGVAPGNRDLGVMLPYAPLHHLLFHFGAPPVLVMTSANRSSEPTVYEDDDARQRLRDIADAFLIGERPIARYVDDSVTRAGPFGPMVIRRGRGYAPLPVASLPAGAPVLALGADLKNTVTLVVAGQAIMSQHIGDLEHYEAYRAFERAVDDLLRMYEVAVEEAVVAFDLHPDYRSSAFARSLPARAHQGVQHHRAHVAAVLAERGAMRRRVVGVAFDGTGYGDDGAIWGGEFFVGSLEEGLRRAGHLRYAVLPGGDAAARFPAQAAAGFFVDLPGLAAEARKRLALPERFAMAWKLVEKGVRVFPTTSAGRLFDAVAALVGFAGGITFEGQAAIWLEHLARGAAPAGAYPMPWDGRELDFRPLLQAVVEDRLRGRDPAVIARAFHRGLAKGIYRAAVALAEVHGIDVVVLSGGVFQNQLLLSDLKDLFAASTLEVWTGHQVPVNDGGISLGQAALVAVGTAQ; encoded by the coding sequence ATGAGGGCGGCGTGGCGCATCCGCGTGAGGGGAGTGGTCCAGGGGGTCGGCTTTCGCCCCTTCGTCTATCGACTGGCGGAGCGGTGGGGGATCTCCGGCTGGGTCCTCAACGGCATGGAAGGTGTGGTCATCCACGCCGAGGGGGAGCCGGGCGCGCTGGAAGGCTTCGTCGCCGACCTCAAGGAACGGCCGCCGGCGGCGGCGCGGGTGACCGCGGTGGAGGTCCGGGACGTGCCGCCGGAAGGCCATGAGGCCTTCGTCATCCGGGCCAGCGCCACCGGCGACCGCCCCACGGCCCGCATCCCCCCGGACATGGCCACCTGCCCGGCGTGCCTGGAGGAACTGTTCGACCCCCGCGACCCCCGCTACCTGTATCCCTACATTAACTGTACCGACTGCGGGCCGCGGTACACGGTCATCGAGGGGCTGCCCTACGACCGCTGCCGCACCACCATGCGCGCCTGGGAGATGTGCCCGATGTGTGCCGCGGAGTATTCCGACCCCCGGCATCGGCGCTTCCATGCACAGCCCATCGCCTGCCCCCGTTGCGGGCCCCACTACTTCCTCCTGGGTGCGGGTGAGCCGGTCCACGGCGACCGGGAGGCCATCGCCCGCGCCGCCAGCCTTCTCCGGGAGGGGTGGATCCTGGCCGTCAAGGGGCTGGGCGGGTATCACCTGGCCTGCGACGCGGAGAACGACCGGGCCGTGAGGGCGCTGCGGGAGCGGAAGCGGCGGGAGGACAAGCCCTTCGCCCTGATGGTGCGGGACCTGGAAACCGCCCGGGCGGTGGTGGAACTGTCACCTGAGGCGGAAGAACTGCTGGCGTCGCCGGCACGCCCCATCGTGCTGGCCCCGGCCCGGCGGGAACTGCCCGGCGTGGCACCCGGCAACCGGGATCTGGGCGTCATGCTCCCCTACGCGCCTCTCCACCACCTGCTCTTCCACTTCGGCGCACCGCCGGTGCTGGTGATGACCAGCGCCAACCGTTCCAGCGAGCCCACCGTGTACGAGGACGACGACGCCCGCCAACGCCTGCGCGACATCGCCGACGCCTTCCTGATCGGCGAGCGTCCCATCGCCCGGTACGTGGACGATTCCGTCACCCGCGCCGGGCCCTTCGGCCCCATGGTGATCCGCCGCGGGCGCGGCTACGCGCCGCTGCCCGTCGCCTCCCTTCCGGCCGGAGCGCCCGTCCTGGCCCTGGGGGCCGATCTCAAGAACACGGTCACCCTGGTCGTGGCGGGCCAGGCCATCATGAGCCAGCACATCGGGGACCTGGAGCACTATGAGGCGTACCGGGCCTTCGAGCGGGCGGTGGACGACCTCCTCCGCATGTACGAGGTGGCGGTGGAAGAGGCGGTGGTCGCCTTCGACCTGCACCCCGACTACCGTTCCTCTGCCTTCGCCCGCTCCCTGCCGGCCCGCGCCCATCAAGGGGTGCAGCACCACCGGGCCCACGTCGCCGCCGTGCTGGCGGAGCGGGGTGCGATGCGGCGGCGGGTGGTGGGCGTGGCCTTCGACGGCACCGGCTACGGGGACGACGGGGCCATCTGGGGCGGCGAGTTCTTCGTGGGCAGCCTGGAAGAAGGGCTCCGCCGGGCCGGTCACCTGCGGTACGCCGTCCTGCCCGGTGGCGACGCTGCGGCTCGCTTTCCCGCCCAGGCCGCCGCGGGGTTCTTCGTGGATCTGCCCGGCCTGGCCGCGGAGGCTCGGAAGCGCCTGGCCCTTCCCGAGCGCTTCGCCATGGCGTGGAAGCTGGTGGAGAAGGGGGTGCGGGTCTTCCCCACCACGTCGGCCGGGCGCCTGTTCGACGCCGTGGCCGCCCTGGTGGGCTTCGCCGGCGGCATCACCTTCGAGGGGCAGGCGGCCATCTGGCTCGAACACCTGGCCCGGGGCGCGGCGCCGGCCGGCGCCTATCCGATGCCCTGGGACGGGCGGGAGCTGGACTTCCGCCCCCTGTTGCAGGCGGTGGTCGAAGACCGCCTGCGCGGGCGGGACCCGGCCGTCATCGCGCGGGCATTCCACCGCGGCCTGGCCAAGGGCATCTACCGGGCGGCGGTGGCCCTGGCGGAGGTCCACGGGATCGACGTCGTGGTCCTGTCAGGGGGCGTGTTCCAGAACCAGTTGCTCCTATCCGATCTGAAGGACTTGTTCGCGGCTTCCACCCTGGAAGTCTGGACGGGGCACCAGGTACCGGTTAATGACGGCGGCATCAGCCTGGGACAGGCAGCCTTGGTGGCGGTGGGGACCGCTCAATGA
- a CDS encoding glutaredoxin family protein: MLELYGTRTCPYTRELREELWFRGQEFREYDVEADPDAFRRLVALTGGRAVPVLAEDGRVVQVGYQGRTCLATPPAPPAGGTGDGLPG; this comes from the coding sequence ATGCTTGAACTCTACGGAACCCGCACGTGTCCCTACACCCGGGAGCTCCGGGAGGAGTTGTGGTTTCGCGGCCAGGAGTTCCGCGAGTACGACGTGGAGGCAGATCCCGACGCCTTCCGGCGCCTGGTGGCCCTGACGGGGGGCCGGGCGGTTCCCGTCCTGGCCGAGGACGGGCGGGTCGTGCAGGTGGGGTACCAGGGACGAACCTGCCTTGCCACCCCGCCGGCCCCGCCGGCGGGCGGAACCGGCGACGGGTTGCCCGGTTGA
- a CDS encoding SIS domain-containing protein has translation MTPSERWVRERLLYRKEVSARFFPCEAEQLALACREMAGRFLAGGRLLAAGRGVYATDAQHVAVEFVHPVIVGKRALPAVDVSTVLPAGFGALLRPEDMVMAFGPPEGDPEVAGVLARARQQGAFCFALPALPGPEHRGQDASGYGVAPPDPDPFVHQEMLEILYHTLWETVHVFFEHRDASTGGDAGAAGFLYPFLSARGQDTSAVVGEVAASITAKAEDTARLRAEVAEAEADAIARAVRTLAERLELGGQLILLGNGGSATDANDWALDMTLPPRGWRPLPAVSLAMDPAILSALANDVGAEVIFLRQVIAHARPGDVVAAISTSGNSRNIVLALEEARKRGLFTLALLGYDGGEVVRRGLADIAIVVPSDYVPRIQEVHASIYHVIREGLAVVTGDA, from the coding sequence ATGACACCCTCGGAACGGTGGGTAAGGGAACGCCTGCTGTACCGCAAGGAGGTGTCGGCACGGTTCTTCCCGTGCGAGGCCGAACAGCTGGCCCTCGCCTGCCGCGAGATGGCGGGCCGCTTCCTCGCCGGCGGGCGCCTGCTGGCTGCAGGGCGGGGCGTCTACGCCACCGACGCCCAGCATGTGGCGGTGGAGTTCGTCCACCCGGTGATCGTAGGCAAGCGGGCGCTGCCGGCCGTGGACGTGTCGACGGTGTTGCCGGCGGGCTTCGGGGCCCTCCTGCGCCCGGAGGACATGGTGATGGCATTCGGGCCTCCGGAGGGCGACCCGGAGGTGGCGGGCGTGCTGGCGCGGGCGCGCCAGCAGGGGGCCTTCTGCTTCGCCCTGCCCGCCCTGCCGGGGCCGGAGCACCGCGGCCAGGATGCAAGCGGCTACGGGGTGGCGCCGCCCGATCCCGACCCCTTCGTCCACCAGGAAATGCTGGAGATCCTCTATCACACCCTGTGGGAAACGGTGCATGTGTTCTTCGAGCACCGGGACGCCTCCACGGGGGGCGATGCCGGCGCGGCGGGGTTCCTCTACCCCTTCCTGTCGGCGCGGGGGCAGGACACATCGGCCGTGGTGGGAGAGGTGGCGGCCTCCATCACGGCCAAGGCGGAGGATACCGCCCGCCTGCGGGCCGAGGTGGCGGAGGCCGAGGCCGACGCCATCGCCCGGGCCGTCCGGACCCTGGCGGAGCGCCTGGAGCTTGGGGGCCAGCTGATCCTGCTGGGCAACGGCGGCTCGGCCACCGACGCCAACGACTGGGCCCTGGACATGACCCTCCCGCCCCGGGGGTGGCGCCCGCTGCCCGCCGTCTCCCTGGCCATGGATCCCGCCATCCTCTCGGCCCTGGCCAACGACGTGGGGGCGGAGGTCATCTTCCTGCGCCAGGTCATTGCCCACGCCCGCCCCGGGGATGTGGTGGCGGCCATCTCGACCAGTGGCAACTCACGGAACATCGTCCTCGCCCTGGAGGAGGCGCGGAAGCGCGGGCTGTTCACGCTGGCGCTCTTGGGATACGACGGGGGCGAGGTGGTGCGGCGCGGGCTGGCGGACATCGCCATCGTGGTGCCGTCGGACTACGTTCCTCGCATCCAGGAAGTCCATGCATCCATCTACCACGTGATCCGCGAGGGACTGGCGGTGGTGACCGGCGATGCTTGA
- the hypE gene encoding hydrogenase expression/formation protein HypE: METTRVRFQDPRIELAHGAGGKASRRLIEGLLVPYLANEALAELGDAAYVEIPGTQGLRLALTGDSFVVKPLRFPGGSIGALSVHGTVNDLAVAGARPLALVATWIVEAGLPTDVLEQEVEAMAEAARNAGVDVVGGDTKVVEHGKADGLYITTAGIGVVDPRVTLSAASVRPGDQILLSGPIGDHGITVLLARGELDLEADLVSDTRPLWPLVAAMIETAGPGIRWMRDPTRGGVATALNELARQARVAVMLDEEAIPVRPAVRGACEILGLDPLHIANEGQFVAVVAPEHAEAALEALQGMPGGEDAARIGEIGSDPAGVVLARSSFGGTRVVDMLVGDPLPRIC; the protein is encoded by the coding sequence ATGGAGACCACCAGGGTGCGCTTTCAGGACCCTCGGATCGAGCTGGCCCACGGGGCCGGGGGCAAGGCCAGCCGGCGGCTGATCGAGGGCCTACTGGTCCCCTACCTGGCTAACGAAGCCCTGGCCGAACTGGGGGACGCGGCGTACGTGGAAATCCCCGGCACTCAGGGCTTGCGCCTGGCCCTGACGGGGGACAGCTTCGTCGTAAAACCCCTGCGGTTTCCGGGGGGCTCCATCGGCGCTCTGTCGGTCCACGGCACCGTGAACGACCTGGCCGTGGCCGGCGCCCGGCCGCTGGCACTGGTGGCCACGTGGATCGTGGAAGCGGGGCTACCCACGGACGTTCTCGAGCAGGAAGTCGAGGCCATGGCGGAAGCGGCCCGGAACGCCGGCGTGGACGTGGTGGGCGGGGACACCAAGGTGGTGGAGCACGGGAAGGCCGACGGGCTCTACATCACCACCGCCGGAATCGGTGTGGTGGACCCCCGCGTCACCCTTTCCGCCGCGTCCGTCCGGCCGGGGGATCAGATCCTGCTCTCCGGGCCCATCGGCGACCACGGCATCACGGTGTTGCTGGCGCGCGGCGAGCTGGACCTGGAGGCGGACCTGGTCTCCGACACCCGGCCGCTGTGGCCGCTGGTGGCCGCCATGATCGAGACGGCGGGCCCCGGCATCCGCTGGATGCGGGACCCCACCCGGGGCGGCGTGGCCACGGCACTGAACGAGCTGGCACGGCAGGCCCGGGTGGCGGTGATGTTGGACGAGGAGGCGATCCCCGTGCGGCCCGCGGTGCGGGGCGCCTGCGAGATCCTGGGGCTCGACCCGCTGCACATCGCCAATGAGGGGCAGTTCGTGGCCGTGGTGGCACCCGAGCACGCGGAGGCTGCCCTGGAAGCCCTGCAGGGCATGCCGGGCGGGGAGGACGCGGCCCGCATCGGCGAGATCGGCTCGGACCCCGCCGGCGTGGTCCTGGCCCGCTCGTCGTTCGGGGGAACGCGCGTGGTGGACATGCTGGTGGGCGACCCCTTGCCACGTATTTGCTAG